In Wenyingzhuangia fucanilytica, the following are encoded in one genomic region:
- a CDS encoding dolichyl-phosphate beta-glucosyltransferase: MKTGIIIPCYNEANRLNVNEFIRFAKENKNYHLCFVNDGSKDNTLEVLENLQTKSPNNITVIDVKINAGKAAAVRTGVKYLNRMEDISYIGFMDADLSTDFNDFKKLVRTLKFRDELTFVYGSRGKGEGQIERSFFRNVFSKMVKMIVLMILGLPIEDTQCGAKVFKKEIINVAYKDKFLTRWLFDVEIFIRLKKYYGSKVIMNKIYEQPLTKWVHVDDSKLGVKDAVQIPYMLLSIWFSYNITSALSS, from the coding sequence ATGAAAACTGGAATTATCATCCCTTGTTATAACGAAGCAAATAGATTAAATGTAAACGAATTCATCCGTTTTGCTAAAGAAAATAAAAACTATCATTTATGTTTTGTAAATGATGGTAGCAAAGATAATACTTTAGAGGTTTTAGAAAATCTTCAAACAAAATCGCCAAATAACATCACTGTTATTGATGTAAAAATAAATGCAGGAAAAGCTGCTGCTGTAAGAACAGGAGTTAAGTATTTAAATAGAATGGAAGATATCTCATACATTGGATTTATGGATGCTGATTTGTCAACAGATTTTAATGATTTTAAAAAATTGGTTAGAACTCTAAAGTTTAGAGATGAATTGACTTTTGTTTATGGATCTAGAGGAAAAGGAGAAGGACAAATAGAAAGAAGTTTTTTTAGAAATGTTTTTTCTAAAATGGTAAAAATGATAGTTTTGATGATTTTAGGTTTACCTATTGAAGATACACAATGTGGAGCAAAAGTATTTAAGAAAGAAATTATTAATGTTGCTTATAAAGATAAATTCTTAACTCGTTGGTTGTTTGATGTGGAAATTTTTATCAGACTAAAAAAATATTACGGAAGCAAAGTGATTATGAATAAGATTTATGAACAACCTTTAACCAAATGGGTACATGTAGATGATTCTAAATTGGGAGTAAAAGATGCTGTGCAAATTCCTTATATGTTACTT
- a CDS encoding glycoside hydrolase family 2 TIM barrel-domain containing protein has product MTLSIHKNILKISLFVIYITVTLLVVFGLSAVFTYLNTGADRNLILHNKIHETVHYQPQINWDLSNTEGRQVSNTTIQNLEKDYLNAWYVKQVAFEKNTNKGLKDYYTKSSLKNILTSIENNTKNNVHIKGTTLNHNPSLDFFSEDGQLIVITDKNVKEYKRLYKNNILQLETTEVNSYKILLLLEDGFWRIRQILRINPTNNNTSQTPFINLEQDIKGINYYPQNTAWDMFGDDFDTQIIDKDFKIIKDAGLNTIRVFIQYEDFGKSEVKQNKLEKLTKTLNLASKNNLKVIITLFDFYGDYQVLDWTLNNKHATTIVNHCKEHPALLAWDIKNEPNLDFDSRGKQNVLAWLKQMIYHVKTTDRHHPVTIGWSNTKSATYLSDMVDFVSFHYYEDLNQLEKAYQQLKKEIPTKEIVLGEYGMSSYRGLWSPFGNSEKDQAEYHQQFQEIAHKNKIPFVSWTLYDFKKIPKEVVGQLPWRKYNQKHFGFINQSGKRKASFQYIAKP; this is encoded by the coding sequence ATGACTTTAAGTATTCATAAAAACATATTAAAAATATCATTATTTGTTATTTATATCACTGTAACATTACTTGTAGTATTTGGACTTAGTGCTGTGTTTACCTATTTAAACACAGGAGCTGATAGAAATTTAATACTTCATAATAAAATACACGAAACCGTACATTACCAACCCCAAATTAATTGGGATTTATCTAACACAGAAGGGAGACAAGTTAGCAACACCACTATACAAAACTTAGAAAAAGATTATCTAAACGCATGGTATGTTAAACAAGTGGCTTTTGAAAAAAACACCAATAAAGGATTAAAAGATTATTACACAAAAAGTAGTTTAAAAAACATTTTAACCTCTATAGAAAACAATACAAAAAACAATGTACACATTAAAGGAACTACTTTAAACCACAATCCTTCTTTAGATTTTTTTAGTGAAGATGGTCAGCTAATTGTAATTACCGACAAAAATGTAAAAGAATACAAAAGACTATATAAAAACAATATTTTACAATTAGAAACTACAGAAGTTAACAGCTATAAAATACTCCTGTTGCTAGAAGATGGTTTTTGGAGGATTAGACAAATTTTAAGAATTAATCCTACTAACAACAACACTTCGCAAACTCCTTTCATCAATTTAGAACAAGATATTAAAGGAATTAACTATTATCCACAAAACACCGCATGGGATATGTTTGGTGATGATTTTGACACTCAAATTATAGACAAGGATTTTAAAATTATTAAAGATGCAGGATTAAATACCATTCGAGTTTTTATTCAGTATGAAGATTTTGGTAAATCGGAAGTAAAACAAAATAAATTAGAAAAACTTACAAAAACATTAAACCTAGCTAGTAAAAACAACCTAAAAGTAATCATTACGCTGTTTGATTTTTATGGAGATTACCAAGTGTTAGATTGGACTTTAAACAACAAACACGCAACTACCATTGTCAACCATTGTAAAGAACACCCTGCTTTGTTGGCTTGGGATATTAAAAACGAACCCAATTTAGATTTTGATTCTAGAGGAAAACAAAATGTTTTAGCTTGGTTAAAACAAATGATTTACCATGTAAAAACCACAGATAGACATCATCCTGTAACCATAGGATGGTCTAATACAAAAAGTGCCACTTATTTAAGTGATATGGTTGATTTTGTAAGTTTTCATTATTACGAAGATTTAAATCAACTAGAAAAAGCTTATCAACAATTAAAGAAAGAGATTCCTACAAAAGAGATTGTGTTAGGAGAATACGGAATGTCTTCTTACCGAGGACTTTGGAGTCCTTTTGGAAATTCTGAAAAAGATCAAGCTGAATATCATCAGCAATTTCAAGAAATAGCCCACAAAAACAAGATTCCTTTTGTTTCTTGGACTTTGTATGATTTTAAAAAAATCCCCAAAGAAGTTGTTGGACAACTTCCTTGGAGAAAATATAATCAAAAGCATTTTGGTTTTATAAATCAATCTGGGAAAAGAAAAGCATCCTTCCAATATATTGCTAAGCCGTAA
- a CDS encoding glycosyltransferase: MKLAIVTSYPPSKVTLNEYAYHLVKNFRQKQEISEIILLTDETPEAKDLNFEEQGCKITVKECWKFNSYTNIVNVTSAINEVKPDAVLFNLQFMKFGDKKVAAALGLMLPLICRIKRIPTVVLLHNILEEVDLGTAGFTSNKLMQKLYSFIGSSLTKLILQADTVAVTMQKYVDILESKYNAKNVVLIPHGTFEVSERPSFKTKEGPLQIMTFGKFGTYKKVESMIEAVEKVRTNTGLDLEVVIAGTDNPNVPGYLAGVQEQYKHVSGVRFTGYVEEEEVAPLFQNSAVVVFPYTATTGSSGVLHQAGSYGKAVVMPDLGDLALLVQDEGYKGEFFNPTCVDSLATAIENIVVNEAYRTSLGQANYRAATAFPMSTIADMYINNFESIFARKAPQAITA; this comes from the coding sequence ATGAAATTAGCAATCGTAACATCGTATCCACCAAGTAAAGTAACTTTAAATGAGTATGCATATCACTTGGTTAAAAACTTTAGACAAAAACAAGAAATATCAGAAATCATTTTATTAACAGATGAAACTCCAGAGGCTAAAGATTTAAATTTTGAAGAGCAAGGATGTAAAATTACTGTAAAAGAATGTTGGAAATTTAATAGCTATACAAATATTGTAAACGTAACTAGCGCTATTAATGAAGTAAAACCAGATGCAGTATTATTCAACTTACAATTTATGAAGTTTGGAGATAAAAAAGTTGCAGCGGCTCTTGGATTAATGTTGCCGTTAATTTGTAGAATTAAAAGAATTCCTACGGTAGTTTTATTACACAATATTTTAGAAGAAGTAGATTTAGGTACTGCCGGATTTACCTCAAACAAACTGATGCAAAAATTATATAGTTTTATAGGATCTAGTTTAACAAAATTAATTTTACAAGCAGATACTGTAGCGGTAACCATGCAAAAATATGTTGATATTTTAGAATCTAAATACAACGCAAAAAATGTAGTATTAATTCCACATGGTACTTTTGAGGTGTCTGAAAGACCAAGTTTTAAAACAAAAGAAGGACCTTTACAAATTATGACTTTTGGAAAGTTTGGAACTTACAAAAAAGTAGAGTCTATGATAGAGGCTGTAGAAAAAGTAAGAACTAACACAGGATTAGATTTAGAAGTTGTAATTGCAGGAACAGACAACCCAAATGTGCCAGGATATTTAGCAGGAGTACAAGAGCAATATAAGCATGTTTCTGGTGTGCGTTTTACAGGATATGTAGAAGAAGAAGAAGTAGCTCCATTGTTTCAAAATAGTGCAGTAGTAGTATTTCCATACACAGCAACAACAGGTAGTTCAGGAGTATTACACCAAGCAGGTAGTTATGGTAAAGCAGTTGTAATGCCAGACTTAGGAGATTTGGCTTTGTTAGTACAAGATGAAGGATATAAAGGAGAGTTTTTTAATCCTACTTGTGTAGATAGTTTGGCTACAGCTATAGAAAATATAGTGGTAAATGAAGCTTACAGAACTTCTTTAGGACAAGCAAATTACAGAGCTGCAACAGCATTTCCAATGAGTACTATTGCAGATATGTATATTAACAACTTTGAATCAATCTTTGCAAGAAAAGCTCCACAAGCGATTACGGCTTAG
- a CDS encoding oligosaccharide flippase family protein — translation MLSISITKKPILSQEQLFMLSVLTVNGGNYLYNLLLGRILGPEQFSDAAILITMLLVLSFVAMTFQLAAAKFTVTLPDTVFGAFVKKIYKNAVVVGIFFGAMVVVFAKDLQEIFHTSSSTMFTIFGIGVPLYFLMSVNRGFFQGKKQFKLLSITYQAEMFTRLGLTLILVLLFHSQSSVVIAVGVLVSLIVGLFPLNFNKSQFTSKEVLPKKDLSLVKKFFVITAFYELSQIIINNSDILLVKHYFDAYNAGLYASLALIGRIVYFVAWMFVMLLLPTVVQLKKEGKDTTKVLMKYVSYIAVIASAIVLACAMFPTFIVQILFGGDYLHIAPLLWKYAFATGVFAVANIFAYYFLSLDKYVPVLVSAVFGALQVLLVVFYHTSLAQVVHVQMFAMVFLLFTQVIFFFIDTKKVSMNGKK, via the coding sequence ATGTTGTCAATTTCTATCACTAAAAAACCAATACTATCTCAAGAGCAGTTATTTATGTTAAGCGTGTTAACGGTTAATGGAGGAAATTATTTATACAATCTTTTATTGGGACGAATTTTAGGGCCAGAGCAATTTTCTGATGCAGCAATCTTAATCACAATGTTGTTGGTGTTGTCTTTTGTAGCTATGACTTTTCAGTTAGCTGCTGCGAAATTCACGGTTACTTTGCCAGATACTGTTTTTGGTGCTTTTGTAAAAAAGATTTACAAAAACGCTGTAGTGGTAGGAATCTTTTTTGGAGCCATGGTAGTGGTGTTTGCTAAAGATTTACAAGAAATTTTTCACACCTCTTCTTCTACCATGTTTACCATTTTTGGAATTGGGGTTCCATTGTATTTTTTAATGAGTGTAAACAGAGGTTTTTTTCAAGGGAAAAAACAATTTAAGCTGTTGTCTATTACTTATCAGGCAGAAATGTTTACAAGGTTAGGGCTTACCTTAATTTTGGTTTTATTGTTTCACTCACAATCTTCGGTAGTTATAGCAGTAGGAGTTTTGGTTTCTTTAATAGTAGGGTTGTTTCCTTTAAATTTTAACAAATCACAGTTTACAAGCAAGGAGGTGCTACCTAAAAAAGATTTATCACTTGTAAAAAAGTTTTTTGTGATTACTGCTTTTTATGAATTGTCACAAATCATCATTAATAATAGTGATATCTTATTGGTAAAACATTATTTTGATGCTTATAACGCTGGGTTGTATGCTTCATTAGCTTTAATAGGTCGTATTGTATACTTTGTAGCTTGGATGTTTGTGATGTTATTATTACCAACAGTGGTTCAGCTTAAAAAAGAAGGAAAAGACACAACAAAAGTATTGATGAAATACGTTTCTTACATTGCTGTTATTGCGAGTGCTATAGTTTTGGCTTGTGCTATGTTCCCAACATTTATTGTACAGATATTATTTGGAGGTGATTATTTGCATATTGCTCCATTATTATGGAAATACGCTTTTGCAACAGGAGTTTTTGCAGTCGCAAATATTTTTGCTTATTACTTTTTGTCTTTAGATAAGTATGTGCCAGTTTTGGTTTCTGCTGTTTTTGGAGCGTTACAAGTTTTGTTGGTAGTTTTTTATCATACTTCTTTGGCTCAAGTGGTGCATGTACAAATGTTTGCAATGGTGTTTTTACTATTCACCCAAGTTATTTTCTTTTTCATCGATACTAAGAAAGTATCGATGAATGGTAAAAAATAA
- a CDS encoding tetratricopeptide repeat protein has protein sequence MKKFIILFTFLFSLHFYSQEMQKGFSYLETGDYKKAETFFEKTLKEYPNNKTAKLCYGRAVGLNGKPAQAVTIFTELLEAYPNDFEIQLNYAESLLWSKKFNQAKEYYINLTSTNPKSFPALLGYANTLSNLKEYHSALEYVNKALEVLPNNANAMVSKKYIYLGLANQQQQNQQYGKAIATLKTNLKLFPKDKDIYLNLANTYIIAKKHQEAEALFVEMQKDPNLYFHAKNGLSLNAHLQEKDKKALEISTKTLAEIDNKTSQKDIKSTQERYAQALIWNRKFGAAKKYIDQISKGREKENWILGLKATLYTYTGDFNKSLNTYNAILSNDETSFDGNLGKANALKANGQIDNAYLAAKQTLVHFPNQKDALNFIKTLNSAYIPTFETDARYSYDNGDSEAYTSTSRVIFPMSTKLTLSTQYQYKRAINEVTDNNSTSNLIGAGLGYQLHPKINFLGTVGINKINGNISSYDQFYTDILFKTKPFKLQSLDFGYKRELQNFNAELLNREIIQNNFYGNYNLSTNFNLGWFTQYYYTTQNDDNTRNLLFTSLYYNLLPKPALKTGINFQYITFKNQVPTIYFSPAEFKAVEIFVNLIKEQGIAKTHNWYYGLTAAIGYQYIEQQAKQSTYRIQSNVGYKFTDRCYLEAFANHSNIASAAASGFTFTEFGVKFTWHFLKKPIFKTPL, from the coding sequence ATGAAGAAATTTATCATACTATTCACATTCTTATTTTCTCTCCATTTCTATTCTCAAGAAATGCAAAAAGGATTTAGCTATCTGGAAACAGGAGATTATAAAAAAGCAGAAACTTTTTTTGAAAAAACTTTAAAAGAATACCCTAACAACAAAACCGCCAAATTATGTTATGGTAGAGCCGTAGGACTAAATGGAAAACCTGCACAAGCCGTAACTATTTTTACTGAATTACTAGAAGCTTACCCTAACGATTTTGAAATTCAGTTAAACTATGCAGAGTCTTTATTATGGAGTAAAAAATTTAACCAAGCAAAAGAATATTACATCAACCTAACCTCTACCAATCCTAAAAGCTTCCCTGCTTTATTAGGATATGCCAACACATTGTCTAATTTAAAAGAGTACCATAGCGCTTTAGAATATGTTAACAAAGCTTTAGAGGTATTACCTAACAATGCTAATGCAATGGTTTCTAAAAAATACATATACTTAGGATTGGCCAACCAACAACAACAAAATCAACAATACGGAAAAGCTATTGCTACTTTAAAAACCAATTTAAAACTGTTCCCTAAAGACAAAGACATCTATTTAAATTTAGCCAACACTTATATTATTGCCAAAAAACATCAAGAAGCAGAAGCTTTGTTTGTAGAAATGCAAAAAGATCCAAATCTATATTTTCATGCTAAAAACGGTTTATCTTTAAACGCTCATTTACAAGAAAAAGACAAAAAAGCACTTGAAATAAGTACCAAAACTCTTGCTGAAATTGACAATAAAACATCACAAAAAGATATAAAAAGCACACAAGAAAGATATGCTCAAGCATTAATTTGGAATAGAAAATTTGGTGCTGCAAAAAAATACATTGATCAAATTTCTAAAGGCAGAGAAAAAGAAAATTGGATATTAGGACTAAAAGCAACACTATACACCTACACAGGAGATTTTAATAAAAGTTTAAATACCTACAATGCCATTTTATCAAATGATGAAACCTCTTTTGATGGAAATTTAGGAAAAGCCAATGCCTTAAAAGCAAACGGACAAATTGATAATGCGTATTTGGCTGCCAAACAAACTTTGGTACATTTTCCCAATCAAAAAGATGCACTAAACTTTATTAAAACTTTAAACAGTGCTTATATTCCAACTTTTGAAACAGATGCAAGATATAGTTATGATAATGGTGATAGTGAGGCTTACACCTCCACTTCTCGTGTTATTTTTCCAATGAGTACAAAACTCACCCTGTCTACTCAATATCAATACAAAAGAGCTATCAATGAGGTTACAGATAACAACAGTACTTCTAATTTAATAGGAGCTGGATTAGGATATCAATTACATCCAAAAATAAATTTTCTTGGAACTGTTGGTATTAATAAAATTAACGGAAACATCAGTAGTTACGATCAGTTTTACACTGATATTCTTTTTAAAACCAAACCTTTTAAATTACAAAGTTTGGATTTTGGTTATAAAAGAGAACTACAAAATTTTAATGCCGAATTGTTAAACAGAGAAATTATTCAGAATAATTTTTACGGAAATTACAACCTAAGCACAAACTTTAATTTAGGATGGTTTACACAATATTACTACACCACACAAAATGATGACAACACAAGAAATTTATTATTCACATCGTTATATTATAATCTTTTGCCCAAACCGGCTTTAAAAACAGGTATTAATTTTCAATACATCACTTTTAAAAATCAAGTACCTACTATTTATTTTAGCCCTGCAGAATTTAAAGCTGTTGAAATTTTTGTAAACCTTATTAAAGAGCAAGGAATAGCCAAAACTCACAATTGGTATTATGGCTTAACCGCCGCTATAGGATATCAATACATTGAACAACAAGCAAAACAAAGTACTTATAGAATTCAAAGTAATGTAGGGTATAAATTTACCGATAGGTGTTATTTAGAAGCTTTTGCCAATCACAGTAATATAGCTTCGGCAGCAGCTAGTGGATTTACTTTTACAGAATTTGGTGTAAAATTTACTTGGCATTTTCTTAAAAAACCAATTTTTAAAACACCTTTATAA
- a CDS encoding LytR/AlgR family response regulator transcription factor, whose product MNCIIVDDEATSRMVINQLCSQAGGLQIDGEFENAILAIKYLNQHDVDLIFLDIHMPDFTGFDFIQTLKNPPKIVLITSDTQFAIDAFEYDCIVDYMVKPIALPRFLKAVKKVENAMLSSGPTKVEAPQENSQEKPTTASPGKDLYVNIDRRLVKINIPDIYLIEAKGDYIQIKTETKNYVVHSTLKKIEEKLPKDIFLKTHRSYVINTKMIIDIEDNSVLIKKDVVPVSRSNRPELMKRLNLL is encoded by the coding sequence ATGAACTGTATTATTGTTGATGATGAGGCTACTTCAAGAATGGTGATTAACCAATTATGTAGTCAAGCAGGAGGTCTTCAGATAGATGGAGAATTTGAAAATGCTATTTTAGCTATAAAATATTTAAACCAACACGATGTTGATTTGATATTTTTAGATATACATATGCCCGATTTTACAGGCTTTGATTTTATACAAACTTTAAAAAATCCACCTAAAATAGTATTAATTACTTCGGATACTCAATTTGCGATTGATGCGTTTGAGTATGATTGTATTGTGGATTATATGGTGAAGCCTATTGCGTTACCTCGTTTTTTAAAGGCTGTTAAAAAGGTAGAAAATGCAATGTTGTCAAGTGGTCCTACTAAGGTTGAAGCGCCACAAGAAAATAGCCAAGAAAAACCAACCACTGCTTCTCCGGGTAAAGATTTATATGTAAATATTGATAGAAGATTAGTGAAAATAAATATTCCAGATATCTATTTAATCGAAGCCAAAGGAGATTATATTCAAATTAAAACCGAAACTAAAAACTATGTGGTTCACTCTACTTTAAAAAAGATTGAAGAGAAACTTCCAAAAGATATCTTCTTAAAAACACATAGATCTTATGTAATCAATACCAAAATGATTATCGATATTGAAGATAATAGCGTGTTGATTAAAAAAGATGTGGTTCCTGTTAGTAGGTCTAACAGACCAGAGTTAATGAAAAGATTAAATCTTTTATAA
- a CDS encoding Hpt domain-containing protein, whose amino-acid sequence MEKPNLDYIKELSGGDEEFEKKLMEIMLTEFPKEKETYFNSLIMSDQKSIVEIVHKLKHKISILGLKKSYETAVDYENNLRAGNSDLENEFKETLSVMTQFLASR is encoded by the coding sequence ATGGAAAAGCCTAACTTAGATTATATCAAAGAACTCTCTGGAGGAGATGAAGAATTTGAGAAAAAACTGATGGAAATTATGCTAACTGAGTTTCCTAAAGAAAAAGAAACGTATTTTAATAGTCTGATTATGAGTGATCAGAAATCAATTGTAGAAATAGTTCACAAACTTAAGCATAAAATTAGTATTTTGGGTTTGAAAAAGAGTTATGAAACTGCGGTAGATTATGAAAATAACCTTAGGGCGGGTAATTCAGATTTGGAAAATGAATTCAAAGAAACCCTATCTGTAATGACCCAGTTTTTAGCATCTCGTTAA
- a CDS encoding sensor histidine kinase, protein MNSLLQRQIRKYLSQELIDHPDINVFLDAIDRSYDNYDEQFLMLQRAMKISSDELFEANELLKKDTDRQQEIIAQLKNVVDNLRGNEKLDEVVAKEVKKESKKFIDLMSLKTQEIVEMNKQREKMLKELEYQNNELSEYAHMVSHDLKSPLRSIDALTAWLKEDYGEVIDDPGQQTIKLIRANVEKMDALVTGILEYSTLGKKEEVIYPVDLNLLVNEIIEYIDIPNHIEVRVKGELPVINGDKHRLQQLFQNLIVNAVAYNDKEKGWVEVGYLPGGDLFHFYVKDNGKGIEKDYFDKVFKAFFKLENTQQSIGIGLSIVKKIVEIYHGKIWVESEVNNGTTFNFLLKNK, encoded by the coding sequence ATGAATTCATTACTGCAAAGACAAATTAGAAAATACTTATCCCAAGAGTTAATAGATCATCCAGATATAAATGTGTTTTTGGACGCCATTGATAGGTCTTATGATAATTATGATGAACAATTTTTAATGTTACAACGTGCCATGAAAATTAGTTCTGATGAGCTGTTTGAAGCTAATGAATTGTTAAAAAAAGATACAGATAGACAACAAGAAATTATTGCTCAACTTAAAAATGTTGTTGATAATTTAAGGGGGAATGAAAAACTTGATGAGGTAGTTGCTAAAGAAGTAAAAAAAGAAAGCAAAAAGTTTATTGATTTGATGAGTTTAAAAACACAAGAAATTGTGGAGATGAACAAGCAAAGAGAAAAAATGTTAAAAGAGCTCGAATATCAAAATAATGAACTTAGTGAATATGCTCACATGGTTTCTCACGATTTAAAATCACCTTTAAGAAGTATAGATGCGTTAACAGCATGGTTAAAAGAAGACTACGGTGAGGTGATTGATGACCCTGGTCAACAAACAATAAAGTTGATAAGGGCTAATGTAGAAAAAATGGATGCCTTGGTAACAGGTATTTTAGAGTATTCTACTCTAGGTAAAAAAGAAGAGGTTATTTACCCTGTAGATTTAAATTTATTGGTAAATGAGATTATTGAATATATTGATATACCAAATCATATAGAGGTAAGGGTCAAAGGAGAATTGCCAGTTATAAATGGTGATAAACATAGATTACAGCAACTTTTTCAAAATTTGATAGTAAATGCTGTAGCTTATAACGATAAAGAAAAAGGATGGGTAGAGGTAGGTTATTTACCTGGTGGAGATTTGTTTCATTTCTATGTAAAAGACAATGGTAAAGGAATTGAAAAAGATTATTTTGATAAAGTTTTTAAAGCTTTTTTTAAGCTAGAAAACACTCAACAATCAATAGGTATAGGACTTTCAATCGTAAAAAAAATTGTGGAAATTTATCATGGAAAAATTTGGGTAGAATCAGAGGTTAACAACGGGACTACATTTAATTTTTTGTTAAAAAATAAATAG
- a CDS encoding FIST signal transduction protein produces MKRVQLTRNDKGEWDFIGENQPLKKPLVLVFGNRLVLESIPVYEEIKEIFENAHIVIGSSCGNVTSKYVEDNSVTATAIDFEKSEYLIKTSNVLNTDLDSFKTGKELIEQFPLENLKFVFVVSEGSFINGSKLTDGMKSVAPDNVLITGGLCGDSERFERTIAGYNEEPKEGEIIAIGLYGESLEVSFSIFGGWTPFGPERIVTQSEGNVLFELDNKPALDLYKQYLGEKSKELPSAALLYPLNVKIEGEEQSIVRTILNIDDEKNAMILAGDIPKGAKVQLMMTNIDNIANASEMAVKGATKNRIKDSELALFVSCIGRKLVLDQRVEEEVEEIVNVIGDIPTISGFYSYGEIAPFNGENTCRLHNQTITVTLISE; encoded by the coding sequence ATGAAAAGAGTACAATTAACAAGAAATGACAAAGGAGAATGGGATTTTATTGGTGAAAATCAACCCTTAAAAAAACCGTTAGTATTGGTTTTTGGGAATAGATTGGTTCTAGAATCCATTCCGGTTTACGAAGAGATCAAAGAAATTTTCGAAAACGCTCATATTGTTATTGGCTCAAGTTGTGGAAATGTAACTTCTAAATATGTAGAAGATAATAGTGTTACAGCTACTGCTATAGATTTTGAAAAAAGTGAGTATTTAATTAAAACTAGTAATGTTTTAAATACAGATTTAGATAGTTTTAAAACAGGAAAAGAACTTATAGAACAGTTTCCTTTAGAGAACTTAAAGTTTGTATTTGTAGTTTCAGAGGGGAGTTTTATTAATGGAAGTAAATTAACCGATGGAATGAAAAGTGTAGCCCCTGATAATGTTCTAATTACAGGAGGTCTATGTGGAGATTCCGAAAGATTTGAAAGAACAATTGCAGGCTATAACGAGGAGCCTAAAGAAGGAGAAATTATTGCAATTGGTTTATATGGTGAAAGTTTAGAAGTTTCTTTTTCAATATTTGGAGGATGGACTCCTTTTGGACCAGAAAGAATTGTAACTCAATCAGAAGGAAATGTTTTGTTTGAGTTAGACAACAAACCTGCTTTGGATTTGTATAAACAATACTTAGGAGAAAAATCAAAAGAATTACCTAGTGCAGCACTACTATATCCTTTAAATGTAAAAATAGAAGGGGAAGAGCAGTCTATAGTAAGAACTATTTTAAATATAGATGATGAAAAAAATGCCATGATTTTGGCAGGAGATATTCCAAAAGGAGCTAAGGTTCAACTGATGATGACCAATATAGATAATATTGCCAATGCATCAGAAATGGCGGTAAAAGGAGCTACTAAAAATAGGATTAAAGACTCAGAATTAGCTCTGTTTGTAAGTTGTATAGGGCGTAAATTAGTGTTAGATCAAAGAGTTGAAGAAGAGGTAGAGGAGATTGTAAATGTTATTGGAGACATTCCTACCATTAGTGGGTTTTACTCATATGGTGAAATTGCTCCTTTTAATGGAGAAAATACCTGTAGATTACACAACCAAACTATTACAGTAACATTAATTAGCGAATAA